A DNA window from Tenuifilaceae bacterium CYCD contains the following coding sequences:
- the atpA_2 gene encoding V-type ATP synthase alpha chain: MKTKGKVTGIIANLVIVEVDGPVAQNEICYINLSGVNLMAEVIKVIGKFAYVQVFESTRGLRVGNPVEFQGHMLEVTLGPGLLSKNYDGLQHDLAKMNGIFLQRGDYTDALDIDSTWEFTPIVTPGTQVTAADWLGEVPENWVNHKIMVPFTLTDKYTVKSIVSKGTYKLTDTIAVLTNAKGEDVNVTMMQKWPVKRAITAYREKPRPFKIMETGVRVIDTLNPIAEGGTGFIPGPFGCGKTVLQHALAKQAEADMIIMAACGERANEVVEIFAEFPHLEDPRTGRKLMERTTIICNTSNMPVAAREASVYTAMTIGEYYRSMGLKVLLLADSTSRWAQALREMSNRLEELPGPDAFPMDLPAIIANFYARAGMVYLNNGSTGSVTFIGTVSPAGGNLKEPVTESTKKAARCFYALSQQRADSKRYPAIDSMDSYSKYLEYPEIQEYLNKNISPNWVNLVLKSKNIVQRGKEAYEQINILGDDGVPLDYHDRFWKAEIIDFVILQQDAFDKIDSNTPLQRQRYMLEKVMEIADMNFKFDGFEQCSLYYKRIINALKQMNYSSFQSEEFYNYEKELHTILNERRAA, translated from the coding sequence ATGAAAACTAAAGGTAAAGTAACCGGTATTATTGCCAACCTTGTGATTGTAGAGGTTGATGGCCCGGTTGCCCAGAATGAGATATGCTATATCAACCTTTCTGGAGTAAACCTAATGGCCGAGGTTATTAAAGTCATTGGTAAATTCGCTTACGTACAGGTTTTTGAGAGTACCCGTGGTCTGAGAGTAGGAAACCCTGTTGAATTTCAAGGGCACATGCTCGAAGTAACACTTGGGCCCGGACTGCTTTCGAAAAACTATGATGGTTTACAGCATGACTTGGCCAAAATGAATGGTATATTTCTACAACGTGGCGATTATACCGATGCTTTGGATATTGATTCAACCTGGGAATTTACTCCAATTGTTACACCCGGAACTCAAGTAACAGCTGCTGATTGGCTTGGAGAAGTTCCTGAAAATTGGGTAAACCATAAAATCATGGTTCCATTCACTTTAACAGATAAATACACTGTTAAGTCAATTGTTTCGAAAGGAACATATAAACTTACCGATACTATAGCAGTATTAACAAATGCTAAAGGGGAGGATGTAAATGTAACCATGATGCAGAAGTGGCCTGTAAAAAGGGCAATCACTGCGTATAGGGAAAAACCCCGTCCTTTCAAAATTATGGAGACCGGCGTTAGGGTTATCGATACGCTTAATCCAATTGCAGAGGGAGGTACTGGCTTTATTCCTGGACCTTTTGGATGCGGGAAAACCGTACTTCAGCATGCTCTTGCAAAACAAGCGGAAGCCGACATGATTATTATGGCAGCATGTGGAGAGCGTGCAAACGAGGTGGTTGAGATTTTTGCTGAGTTTCCTCATCTTGAGGATCCAAGAACTGGACGTAAGTTAATGGAACGTACAACCATTATCTGTAACACATCAAATATGCCAGTTGCTGCACGTGAAGCATCAGTTTATACGGCGATGACCATTGGTGAGTACTACCGATCGATGGGGTTGAAAGTGCTTCTTTTGGCTGACTCTACATCACGTTGGGCTCAAGCACTTCGTGAAATGAGTAACCGTCTGGAAGAGTTACCTGGTCCTGATGCATTCCCAATGGACTTACCCGCAATTATTGCAAACTTCTATGCTCGTGCGGGAATGGTTTACCTTAATAACGGAAGTACAGGCTCAGTAACTTTCATTGGTACTGTATCTCCTGCTGGTGGTAACCTAAAAGAACCCGTAACAGAATCGACAAAGAAAGCTGCTCGTTGTTTCTACGCTCTATCTCAGCAACGTGCCGATAGCAAACGCTATCCTGCAATCGACTCAATGGACAGCTACTCTAAGTATTTGGAATATCCTGAAATTCAAGAATATCTAAATAAAAATATAAGCCCTAACTGGGTTAATCTTGTACTTAAGTCAAAAAACATTGTACAAAGAGGAAAAGAGGCTTACGAACAAATAAACATTCTTGGAGATGATGGAGTTCCTCTAGATTATCATGATAGATTCTGGAAGGCTGAAATCATCGACTTTGTGATTTTGCAGCAGGATGCTTTTGATAAAATCGATTCAAATACTCCATTACAACGCCAACGATATATGCTTGAGAAAGTTATGGAGATTGCAGATATGAACTTTAAATTCGATGGTTTTGAACAATGTTCATTATACTACAAGCGCATAATTAATGCACTTAAACAAATGAACTATTCATCATTCCAAAGTGAAGAGTTCTATAATTACGAGAAAGAACTACACACAATCCTTAACGAAAGGAGAGCTGCATAA
- a CDS encoding V-type ATP synthase subunit K gives MENVAVILSYTGLVLMVLLTGIGSSVGTVMGGNATVGAMKKKDDAFGSYMLLSALPGTQGLYGFGGFFIINSKGIINASMSMTQALAILAAGLILGIVGLISAIRQGQVCANGINAIGNGHDVFGNTMILAVFPELYAIIAFATTFIISQSL, from the coding sequence ATGGAAAACGTTGCAGTAATTCTATCCTACACTGGATTGGTGCTTATGGTGCTTCTTACAGGTATAGGAAGTTCAGTTGGAACAGTTATGGGCGGTAACGCAACTGTTGGTGCGATGAAGAAAAAGGACGATGCTTTTGGTAGTTATATGCTTCTAAGTGCTCTTCCTGGAACACAAGGTCTTTATGGTTTTGGTGGTTTCTTCATCATTAACAGTAAAGGAATTATTAATGCTAGCATGAGTATGACCCAAGCTTTAGCAATTTTAGCCGCGGGGTTAATCCTTGGTATTGTAGGTTTAATATCTGCAATTCGTCAGGGACAGGTTTGCGCTAACGGTATCAACGCTATTGGTAATGGCCACGATGTATTTGGTAATACTATGATTCTTGCTGTATTCCCAGAGCTTTACGCTATTATCGCTTTTGCAACTACCTTTATCATCAGTCAATCGTTGTAA
- a CDS encoding ATP synthase subunit B yields the protein METKAFQRIYTQLMGITKATVTLKAQGIANEELAMVHGRLAQVVKIFGDMVTLQVFSGTEGIPTNAEVVFYGEPPKLKVGDDLAGRFFDAYGRPLFGATEIDGEPREIGGPSVNPLKREQPSELIATGIAGIDLNNTLVTGQKIPFFADPDQPFNQVMAMVALRAQADKIILGGMGLSNDDFLFFKNVFENAGALDRIISFVNTTEQPPVERLLVPDMALTAAEYFAVQKNEKVLVLLTDMTLYADALSIVSNRMDQIPSKDSMPGSLYSDLAKIYEKAVQFPDGGSITIIAVTTLSGGDITHAIPDNTGYITEGQLFLRTDSDTGKVIVDPFRSLSRLKQLVIGKKTREDHPQVMNAAVRLYADAANAKTKLENGFDLTEYDERALKFAHDYSLKLLAIDINIEVDTMLDTAWQLFAKYFSKTEVAIKNELVQKYWPN from the coding sequence ATGGAGACAAAAGCATTTCAAAGAATATACACCCAATTAATGGGTATTACCAAGGCAACAGTTACTCTTAAAGCACAAGGTATTGCTAACGAGGAACTCGCAATGGTTCATGGTCGCTTAGCTCAGGTCGTTAAAATATTCGGCGATATGGTTACCCTTCAGGTTTTCAGTGGAACTGAGGGTATTCCAACAAACGCAGAGGTTGTATTCTATGGCGAACCCCCAAAGTTAAAAGTAGGCGATGATTTGGCTGGTCGTTTCTTCGATGCATACGGTCGTCCTCTTTTTGGTGCTACTGAAATAGATGGTGAGCCACGTGAAATTGGCGGACCTTCGGTAAATCCTCTAAAACGTGAGCAACCATCGGAACTTATTGCCACTGGTATAGCAGGTATCGACCTTAATAATACACTGGTTACTGGTCAGAAAATTCCTTTCTTTGCCGACCCAGATCAACCGTTCAACCAAGTTATGGCAATGGTTGCGTTACGTGCTCAGGCCGATAAGATTATTCTTGGTGGTATGGGACTTTCCAACGACGACTTCCTGTTTTTCAAGAACGTGTTTGAGAATGCAGGAGCGTTGGATCGTATTATTAGTTTCGTGAACACTACCGAGCAGCCTCCAGTTGAGCGTTTGCTTGTTCCCGATATGGCCTTAACCGCTGCTGAATACTTTGCAGTTCAGAAAAATGAAAAGGTACTTGTTCTTCTTACTGATATGACCCTTTATGCTGATGCATTGAGTATTGTATCGAATCGTATGGACCAAATTCCTTCTAAGGATTCAATGCCTGGTTCACTATACTCTGATTTGGCTAAAATTTACGAAAAAGCCGTTCAGTTCCCTGATGGTGGTTCAATTACCATTATTGCTGTGACAACCTTATCGGGTGGTGATATTACCCACGCTATTCCAGATAATACTGGTTATATCACAGAAGGTCAGTTATTCTTACGTACCGATAGCGATACAGGAAAGGTTATTGTTGACCCATTCCGAAGCCTATCGCGTTTGAAACAGCTTGTAATTGGTAAGAAGACCCGTGAGGACCATCCACAGGTTATGAATGCTGCGGTTCGTCTTTACGCCGATGCTGCTAACGCAAAAACCAAACTTGAGAACGGTTTCGACTTGACAGAGTACGATGAGCGTGCACTTAAGTTTGCTCACGACTATTCATTAAAACTGCTGGCAATTGACATCAACATTGAGGTTGATACCATGCTCGATACAGCATGGCAACTGTTTGCCAAGTATTTCTCAAAAACCGAGGTTGCAATTAAGAATGAGTTAGTTCAAAAGTACTGGCCTAACTAG
- the queA_2 gene encoding S-adenosylmethionine:tRNA ribosyltransferase-isomerase — MSVDFDKIKISDYDYELPEARIAKHPLANRDESKLLLYRNGNISEDIFRNIENYIPEGSALILNNTKVVRARLNFKRSTGASIEIFLLEPITPADYTQSFGNHSSVTWKCLVGNLKKWKNDILELSIPQSNSTLYANKLKYLTEGVEVEFTWNNADLSFAQIIELCGNVPIPPYLNRDSEEVDKDRYQTVYAHPEGSVAAPTAGLHFTNTVFDKLSVKSIKRHYVTLHVGAGTFKPVKAESVAEHEMHTEHFFVGKKFIESIVNTEGKLFVVGTTTLRTLESLYWLGVKAHNGQLEAPFFISQWEPYNLPKLPLKESFKALLKHLNETNMNVVSASTQIMIMPGYEIMTADALITNFHQPKSTLLLLVSALIGNDWKKVYKYAMENNFRFLSYGDSSLLFKE, encoded by the coding sequence ATGAGCGTTGATTTTGATAAAATAAAAATATCGGATTACGATTACGAACTGCCTGAGGCGAGAATTGCCAAGCATCCATTGGCTAACAGGGATGAGTCAAAACTCCTACTTTACAGGAATGGTAATATCTCCGAAGATATTTTCAGAAATATCGAAAATTATATACCAGAGGGTAGCGCCTTAATCTTGAACAACACCAAGGTTGTTAGGGCAAGGCTTAATTTCAAAAGGAGTACAGGAGCATCAATAGAGATATTTCTGCTGGAGCCAATAACCCCTGCCGATTATACACAATCGTTCGGGAATCACTCATCGGTTACCTGGAAATGTTTGGTTGGAAACCTGAAAAAGTGGAAAAATGATATTTTGGAATTGAGTATTCCTCAATCAAATTCAACACTTTATGCGAATAAACTGAAGTATTTAACTGAGGGTGTTGAAGTTGAGTTTACCTGGAATAATGCCGATTTAAGTTTTGCTCAGATAATTGAACTATGCGGTAATGTGCCAATTCCACCTTACTTAAACCGCGATTCAGAGGAGGTTGATAAGGATAGATACCAAACTGTTTATGCACATCCGGAAGGTTCTGTGGCCGCACCAACTGCAGGATTACACTTTACCAACACCGTGTTCGATAAACTATCTGTAAAGTCAATTAAAAGACACTACGTTACACTTCACGTTGGAGCAGGCACTTTTAAGCCTGTAAAGGCAGAGAGTGTTGCTGAACACGAGATGCACACTGAACACTTCTTTGTGGGAAAAAAATTTATTGAGAGCATTGTAAATACTGAGGGTAAACTGTTTGTAGTGGGGACAACAACCCTTAGGACATTGGAAAGTTTATACTGGCTTGGAGTAAAAGCCCATAATGGCCAATTGGAGGCTCCTTTTTTTATTTCGCAGTGGGAACCATACAATTTACCCAAATTGCCCTTAAAGGAATCGTTTAAAGCCCTTTTAAAGCATTTAAACGAGACAAATATGAATGTTGTATCGGCATCGACCCAAATAATGATTATGCCAGGTTATGAGATTATGACTGCCGATGCGCTTATCACTAACTTTCATCAACCCAAATCTACATTATTGCTGCTAGTATCGGCTCTAATTGGCAACGACTGGAAGAAAGTGTACAAATACGCAATGGAAAACAACTTCCGTTTTTTGAGCTATGGCGATAGTAGTTTGTTATTTAAAGAGTAA
- a CDS encoding ATP synthase subunit D: MAIKFQFNKTSLNDLNKQLKVRLRALPTLKNKESALRMEVKRAKNRVQELDDALTSKIKSYEYMVSLWGEFERNLVIIEDVELSRIKIAGVKIPILKEVRFKVKEYSIFSRPFWYTEGVKILQEMASIGIERDFYYEKMRLLDYARKKTTQKVNLYEKVQIPGYDNAIRKIKRFLEDEENLSKSAMKIVKKRYENAEVES, encoded by the coding sequence ATGGCAATTAAGTTTCAGTTCAATAAAACCTCACTTAACGACCTGAATAAGCAGCTCAAGGTACGCCTTCGTGCTTTGCCCACTCTGAAAAATAAGGAGTCCGCATTGCGCATGGAGGTTAAACGAGCAAAGAATAGGGTTCAAGAACTAGATGATGCACTAACCTCAAAAATCAAAAGTTATGAGTATATGGTTAGTTTATGGGGAGAATTCGAACGCAATCTAGTTATTATTGAAGACGTTGAGTTGAGTAGAATCAAAATTGCTGGGGTTAAAATACCTATTCTAAAAGAGGTTCGGTTTAAGGTTAAAGAGTATAGCATTTTTTCACGTCCATTCTGGTATACTGAGGGGGTGAAAATCTTGCAAGAGATGGCTTCGATAGGCATTGAACGTGATTTCTACTATGAGAAAATGCGATTGCTCGATTATGCCCGAAAAAAAACTACCCAAAAGGTAAACCTCTACGAAAAGGTTCAAATTCCAGGCTATGATAACGCTATTCGTAAGATTAAACGATTCCTTGAAGATGAGGAAAATCTTTCGAAATCGGCTATGAAAATCGTGAAAAAACGTTACGAAAACGCGGAGGTTGAGTCATGA
- a CDS encoding UPF0316 protein, which yields MANIINNPELYSYVVLPILIFFARICDVTIGTLRIIFVSKGQKNIAPFLGFFEVFIWIVAISQIMKGASNIYCYLGYAGGFATGNYVGMLVEERLAVGNLLVRVITSKQGSALVKLLASKGFGATSFSAEGSMGNVNIVYSVVNRKNMGEIQKILNEFDPKLFYTLEDIRKVNAGIFPVKMESSLPPMMRWRKGK from the coding sequence ATGGCCAATATTATCAATAATCCTGAGTTATACTCCTACGTGGTTCTTCCTATACTCATATTTTTTGCACGAATTTGTGATGTAACAATAGGAACTCTCAGAATCATTTTTGTATCGAAAGGGCAGAAGAATATTGCCCCATTCCTTGGATTCTTCGAGGTATTTATATGGATTGTTGCTATCAGCCAAATTATGAAAGGCGCAAGTAATATTTATTGCTACTTAGGATATGCTGGTGGTTTTGCAACCGGAAATTATGTTGGTATGCTAGTAGAAGAACGATTGGCTGTAGGAAACCTCTTGGTGCGTGTTATAACATCAAAACAAGGGTCAGCACTGGTAAAGCTCCTTGCCTCAAAGGGATTCGGTGCAACCTCGTTTAGCGCCGAGGGTTCAATGGGAAATGTTAATATTGTATACTCCGTGGTGAATAGAAAGAACATGGGAGAGATTCAAAAAATATTAAATGAGTTCGATCCCAAACTGTTTTATACCCTTGAAGATATCAGAAAGGTAAATGCAGGTATTTTCCCCGTAAAAATGGAGTCCTCGTTACCACCAATGATGCGATGGCGAAAGGGAAAATAG
- a CDS encoding mannonate oxidoreductase, whose protein sequence is MKVRVGDKVRFLNEVGGGKVVKILDKRKVLVETEDGFEIPVLDSDLVVIDSVSDDKIKGTSNNQPPKDSKQKNLPKQEAKVENNDINVDENIESDEQGDSVALQLAFVPKDINALYKSNIDLYIINDSSYRVFYAISKWEDGKLNLIKAGLLASDTKEFIKAYELSEINQVTTFNIQAVYYKNIAYKAHQPEFYDIELNPIKLQKGGNFIENDFFDERAYIISVSDSYKEEMLKHITDKAISEAIKQKEPNPIVKPVKKQVDDIEEVDLHIHELVDNWSGMAPGEIIQIQLARFETALQGGLKGNTKKMVFIHGIGNGKLKYEITRALDSKYPKLKYQDASFKEYGYGATLVYLK, encoded by the coding sequence ATGAAGGTAAGAGTGGGAGACAAGGTTCGATTCCTAAACGAGGTAGGTGGCGGAAAAGTTGTGAAAATTCTGGATAAAAGAAAAGTCCTTGTGGAAACCGAGGATGGATTTGAAATTCCCGTTCTCGACTCCGATTTGGTTGTTATAGACAGCGTATCCGACGATAAAATCAAAGGCACTAGCAATAACCAACCTCCTAAGGATTCTAAGCAAAAGAATCTACCAAAGCAGGAGGCTAAGGTTGAAAATAATGACATTAACGTTGACGAGAATATAGAATCCGATGAGCAAGGCGATTCCGTTGCCCTTCAACTAGCCTTTGTTCCAAAGGATATCAATGCGCTTTACAAATCGAATATCGATTTGTATATCATCAACGATAGTTCCTACAGGGTATTCTATGCAATATCTAAATGGGAGGATGGTAAACTAAACCTTATTAAAGCTGGTCTTCTAGCATCGGACACCAAGGAGTTTATCAAAGCTTACGAGTTGTCGGAGATTAATCAGGTAACCACTTTTAATATTCAGGCGGTCTACTATAAGAATATTGCCTACAAGGCACACCAGCCAGAGTTCTACGATATAGAACTAAACCCCATAAAGCTTCAGAAGGGCGGGAACTTTATTGAGAATGACTTCTTCGATGAGCGTGCATATATCATCTCCGTTTCCGATTCATACAAGGAGGAGATGCTAAAGCATATAACCGATAAGGCCATATCCGAAGCAATAAAGCAAAAAGAGCCCAATCCAATTGTAAAGCCAGTTAAAAAGCAGGTGGATGATATAGAGGAGGTGGATTTGCATATTCACGAGTTGGTTGATAATTGGAGTGGAATGGCTCCCGGTGAAATTATTCAAATTCAACTGGCGCGGTTTGAGACCGCATTACAGGGCGGATTAAAAGGGAATACCAAGAAGATGGTCTTTATCCACGGTATTGGTAATGGTAAACTTAAGTACGAAATAACCAGGGCACTCGATAGCAAGTACCCAAAACTCAAATATCAGGATGCATCGTTTAAAGAGTACGGTTACGGTGCAACCTTAGTGTATCTGAAATAG
- a CDS encoding cystathionine gamma-synthase, with product MKAKIVKSSRTPIYRDAGFFLGDIPTMKKAFSDEVSHPLDPELYIYSRYRNPTVVAAEEYYCEIEGCSWSLLSQSGMAAIDIALSVFQKKNQPNKWAFFTEIYGGTNSFIDKVLVARREIEALRFAPDGNSYSMEVFEDFMMKNKPQVVFFEIISNPMLLVADAIEITRIAKKHGAAVVVDNTFATPYLFKPLDFGADLVIHSATKYLAGHGNLSAGIVSGNDMKLAAEAIEYRKWVGHMISPDEAYRLHDMLKSFEIRIKQHFDNAFTVANFLNDHPKIESVCYPGLSVHPTHSISKKLFGDKGFGGIVTFDIKGDNFAEKQKKCNNFINAVSEKITLIPTLGDADTILMPVEPVWGDRYPFPGMVRLSIGIENSYKIIDALSKGLDSI from the coding sequence ATGAAAGCAAAAATAGTAAAATCATCACGTACACCCATTTATCGTGATGCCGGATTTTTTTTGGGTGATATTCCAACCATGAAAAAAGCGTTTAGTGACGAAGTATCACATCCTCTAGACCCAGAACTTTACATTTATTCTAGATATAGAAATCCAACCGTTGTTGCTGCAGAGGAGTATTACTGCGAGATTGAGGGCTGTAGTTGGTCATTACTTTCACAATCAGGAATGGCGGCTATAGATATCGCGTTATCAGTATTTCAGAAAAAAAATCAACCCAACAAATGGGCTTTTTTTACCGAGATTTATGGCGGTACAAACTCATTTATTGATAAAGTATTAGTTGCACGAAGGGAAATAGAGGCTTTACGGTTTGCCCCTGATGGAAATTCATATTCCATGGAGGTGTTTGAGGATTTCATGATGAAAAATAAGCCGCAGGTTGTTTTTTTTGAAATCATATCTAATCCAATGCTTTTGGTTGCCGATGCTATTGAAATAACTAGAATTGCAAAAAAGCATGGTGCTGCTGTTGTTGTAGACAATACGTTTGCAACTCCATACCTATTTAAGCCGCTTGATTTTGGTGCCGATTTGGTTATCCATAGCGCTACCAAATACCTTGCTGGACACGGGAATTTATCTGCAGGTATTGTATCGGGAAATGATATGAAACTGGCGGCAGAGGCCATTGAGTACCGTAAGTGGGTAGGACATATGATTTCTCCGGACGAAGCATATAGGCTTCACGATATGCTTAAATCATTCGAAATTAGGATTAAGCAGCACTTTGACAATGCCTTTACCGTTGCAAATTTTTTAAATGATCATCCTAAAATTGAATCGGTATGTTATCCTGGCTTGAGTGTCCATCCAACACATTCAATATCGAAAAAACTATTTGGCGATAAGGGTTTTGGAGGTATAGTTACTTTTGATATTAAAGGAGATAATTTTGCTGAAAAACAAAAGAAGTGTAACAATTTTATTAATGCTGTTAGTGAAAAAATTACACTTATACCCACTCTTGGTGATGCCGATACTATTTTAATGCCCGTAGAACCAGTATGGGGTGATAGATATCCATTCCCAGGTATGGTAAGGCTTTCCATTGGGATAGAAAATAGTTACAAAATAATTGATGCTTTGAGTAAGGGATTAGATTCAATTTGA
- a CDS encoding UPF0313 protein codes for MRALGWEQADIILFTGDAYVDHPSFGAAVIGRVLENAGFKVAIVPQPNWRDDLRDFKKLGEPRLFFAVSSGCMDSMVNHYTANIRLRSDDAYTPGGVSGYRPDYAVKVYSNIIKKLYPNTPLLIGGIESSLRRFTHYDYWSNSLRPSILIDSEADILVYGMGEKPIVEIAQRIARGEGIYQLRDIPQIGYVDSNVEKYSKSKNTINLHSYEECLKDKLKFGENFKLIESESNRMNAKCLVEPVNDKCVVVNPPYPLPGTNEIDSWYDLPYTHLPHPRYKDKVIPAWEMIKFSVNIHRGCFGGCSFCTISAHQGRFISSRSEKSILDEIEKIKKLPGFKGYLSDIGGPSANMYRMQGKDLSICEKCKRQSCIFPSICNNLNSSHESINQLYSKVRKINGIKKAFIGSGVRYDLFIDKQSKAEQEYFENLCRYHVSGRLKVAPEHTSDRVLKMMRKPSFKLFHLLKQKFDDINHKFSLNQQLIPYFISSHPTSTEQDMQNLADETKRLNFKLEQVQDFTPTPMTLSSTIYYTGVDPYTGEKVYVARTRQEKQKQRSYFFWYKNDNKKSRH; via the coding sequence ATGAGGGCTCTTGGTTGGGAACAGGCCGATATTATCCTATTTACAGGCGATGCCTATGTTGACCATCCTTCGTTTGGCGCTGCTGTTATTGGTAGGGTATTGGAAAACGCTGGATTTAAAGTTGCTATTGTTCCTCAACCCAACTGGCGCGACGATTTACGCGATTTTAAAAAACTTGGAGAACCGCGCCTATTCTTTGCTGTATCATCGGGATGCATGGACTCAATGGTGAACCACTATACGGCCAATATACGTCTACGTAGCGATGATGCTTACACACCAGGTGGAGTTTCGGGCTATAGGCCCGACTACGCAGTAAAGGTGTACTCCAATATTATTAAAAAATTATATCCGAACACACCTCTTTTGATCGGAGGAATAGAGTCTTCGCTCAGGAGATTCACGCATTACGACTACTGGAGCAACTCTTTAAGACCATCAATACTAATTGATAGTGAGGCTGATATACTAGTTTACGGTATGGGCGAAAAGCCAATTGTGGAGATTGCTCAACGAATAGCAAGAGGTGAAGGTATTTACCAACTCAGAGATATTCCACAGATTGGCTATGTTGATTCAAATGTGGAAAAGTACAGCAAGTCCAAAAACACCATCAACCTTCACTCCTACGAGGAATGCCTAAAGGATAAGTTGAAGTTTGGCGAGAATTTTAAGCTAATTGAGTCGGAATCGAACCGGATGAACGCTAAGTGCCTTGTAGAACCTGTAAACGATAAGTGCGTAGTTGTTAACCCACCTTATCCCCTTCCTGGCACCAACGAAATTGATAGTTGGTACGATTTACCCTACACTCATTTGCCTCACCCACGCTATAAGGATAAAGTAATTCCTGCTTGGGAGATGATTAAATTCTCGGTGAATATCCACCGCGGATGCTTTGGAGGATGCAGCTTTTGTACCATTTCGGCTCATCAGGGTCGATTTATTTCATCGCGCTCCGAGAAATCGATTCTGGATGAGATTGAGAAAATCAAGAAACTACCAGGATTTAAGGGTTATTTGAGTGATATTGGCGGTCCATCGGCCAATATGTATAGGATGCAAGGAAAAGACCTAAGTATATGCGAGAAATGTAAGCGTCAATCGTGCATATTCCCGAGTATCTGCAATAATCTAAATTCCAGTCACGAATCGATAAATCAACTCTACAGCAAGGTAAGGAAGATTAACGGAATTAAGAAGGCGTTTATAGGTAGCGGCGTACGCTACGATTTATTCATCGATAAGCAAAGCAAGGCTGAGCAGGAATACTTCGAGAATCTATGCAGATACCACGTTTCGGGCAGGCTGAAGGTTGCGCCTGAGCACACATCGGATAGGGTGCTGAAAATGATGCGCAAACCATCGTTTAAACTCTTCCACTTACTTAAACAAAAGTTTGACGACATTAACCATAAATTCTCATTAAATCAGCAACTTATACCCTATTTTATCTCAAGCCATCCTACAAGCACCGAGCAGGATATGCAGAACCTTGCCGATGAAACTAAACGTTTAAACTTTAAGTTGGAGCAGGTGCAGGATTTTACGCCAACTCCAATGACTTTGTCTTCAACTATATACTACACAGGGGTTGACCCTTATACTGGAGAAAAGGTCTATGTGGCCCGAACAAGGCAGGAAAAGCAGAAGCAACGAAGTTACTTCTTCTGGTACAAGAACGATAACAAAAAAAGCCGACATTAA
- a CDS encoding glutathione peroxidase yields the protein MKYLTIALALTLSFSAFSQVKTFYDYTVKDIDGNDYKLSQLKGKKVMVVNVASKCGFTPQYEDLQALYEKYRDRNFVIIGFPANNFLKQEPGTNAQIKEFCTSKFGVTFPMMEKISVKGSDMHPLYIWLTKKSENGVIDSDVKWNFQKYLIDENGKLVDFIAPREKPNSEKVIKWIEGK from the coding sequence ATGAAATACTTAACAATTGCTCTAGCGTTAACACTTTCATTCAGTGCTTTTTCACAGGTTAAAACCTTCTACGATTATACAGTAAAGGATATTGATGGAAACGACTATAAACTATCTCAACTCAAAGGGAAAAAAGTAATGGTTGTGAATGTAGCCTCAAAGTGTGGTTTTACCCCACAGTACGAGGATCTGCAGGCTCTGTATGAGAAGTATAGGGATCGTAACTTTGTTATAATTGGGTTCCCGGCTAATAATTTTCTTAAGCAAGAACCAGGAACCAATGCTCAAATCAAGGAGTTTTGCACCTCGAAGTTTGGCGTGACCTTTCCCATGATGGAGAAAATATCGGTGAAAGGATCGGATATGCATCCTCTATACATTTGGTTAACAAAAAAATCGGAAAACGGTGTTATAGATAGTGATGTAAAATGGAACTTTCAGAAGTACTTGATTGATGAGAATGGAAAATTAGTAGATTTTATAGCTCCTCGCGAGAAACCAAATTCCGAAAAAGTCATTAAGTGGATTGAAGGGAAATAA